A single genomic interval of uncultured Desulfobacter sp. harbors:
- the amrS gene encoding AmmeMemoRadiSam system radical SAM enzyme, translated as MKEALLYESLEGNRVRCNLCNHRCKIQKGKRGICSVRENRDGKLYSLAYGKIIAEHIDPIEKKPLFNFLPGSKAFSIGTVGCNFRCKHCQNFDISQYAQEHKGQILGQDRTPEQIVAATKAAGCETIAYTYTEPTIFFEFAYDTAILAQEEGIKNVFVSNGYMSSEAAYQIAPYLDAINIDIKAFTDKFYKEICSARLKPVLETIRLMKKLGVWVEATTLIIPGLNDKEDELRDIARFIKSVGTEVPWHVTQFYPTYKLMDRPFTPVGTLRRAREIGMEEGLRYVYEGNVPGEAGENTYCHDCGTVVIERSGFGFTQNYLQDGKCPECGTKIDGVGL; from the coding sequence ATGAAGGAAGCCTTGCTTTATGAATCTCTTGAGGGGAACAGAGTTCGCTGCAATCTTTGTAACCATCGGTGTAAGATCCAAAAGGGTAAAAGGGGGATTTGCAGCGTTAGGGAAAATCGGGATGGAAAGCTTTACAGTCTTGCATACGGCAAGATTATTGCCGAGCATATTGATCCCATAGAGAAAAAACCTTTATTTAATTTTTTGCCGGGTTCAAAGGCATTTTCTATCGGAACCGTGGGTTGTAATTTCCGCTGTAAGCATTGCCAGAACTTTGATATATCTCAATACGCTCAGGAACATAAGGGGCAGATCCTCGGCCAGGATCGCACACCCGAACAAATTGTCGCAGCCACAAAAGCCGCTGGTTGTGAAACTATTGCATATACATACACTGAGCCGACGATATTTTTTGAATTTGCTTATGATACGGCCATACTGGCTCAAGAAGAAGGAATAAAAAACGTATTTGTAAGCAATGGTTATATGAGCAGCGAAGCTGCATACCAAATTGCGCCATATCTGGATGCTATTAACATCGATATTAAGGCCTTTACCGACAAGTTTTACAAGGAGATCTGCAGTGCCCGCCTCAAGCCCGTTTTAGAAACGATCCGGCTGATGAAAAAGTTGGGCGTGTGGGTTGAGGCCACAACGCTCATCATTCCTGGTCTAAATGATAAAGAGGACGAACTGCGGGATATCGCGCGTTTTATAAAAAGCGTCGGCACCGAAGTGCCTTGGCACGTCACCCAGTTTTATCCCACCTATAAGCTTATGGATCGGCCATTTACCCCGGTGGGCACGCTCCGCCGCGCTCGTGAAATCGGCATGGAAGAAGGGCTCCGCTATGTATATGAGGGTAATGTCCCGGGTGAAGCCGGTGAGAATACTTACTGCCATGACTGTGGGACCGTAGTTATTGAACGCTCTGGTTTTGGATTCACACAAAATTATTTGCAAGATGGAAAATGCCCTGAGTGTGGGACGAAAATTGATGGTGTGGGTTTGTGA
- a CDS encoding thiamine pyrophosphate-dependent dehydrogenase E1 component subunit alpha: MDEKKITPDFQVSLFTRMVLIRKFEEKIVALCRESYQLPGMQILANGQEAVATGVVSALESEDIIVSNHRSHGHLLARGADLNSLMAEIMAKADGVNCGKAGTLHLTMPEINALMTSTVVGAGPPLAVGAAFAQQYQALNGVTVVFFGDGAAAEGSVHEAMNLSGIWKLPILFVCENNGWAGAQRPEEHSAVRQIHKRAQGYGMPGHSVDGNDVEAVYHLSLELLEHCRSGKGPAFMETLTYRMRGHGEQDHQHYVNPEELEAWALKCPIIGYRQALLNAGILNHAQIQRIEQDAEARVAAAVAFGDASPYPESDTALTDVFVQAFNS, translated from the coding sequence ATGGACGAAAAAAAAATAACTCCGGATTTTCAAGTCAGTCTTTTCACCCGCATGGTTTTGATCCGAAAGTTCGAAGAAAAAATTGTGGCCCTCTGCCGGGAATCATACCAACTACCGGGCATGCAGATTTTGGCCAACGGCCAGGAAGCTGTGGCCACAGGTGTCGTATCAGCTCTTGAGTCGGAGGACATCATCGTCAGTAATCACCGCAGTCACGGACATCTTTTGGCCAGAGGCGCCGACTTAAATTCGCTGATGGCCGAAATCATGGCCAAAGCAGACGGCGTCAACTGTGGCAAGGCGGGCACCTTGCACCTGACCATGCCTGAGATCAATGCCCTGATGACCTCCACAGTGGTTGGCGCCGGGCCGCCTCTGGCCGTTGGGGCTGCCTTTGCCCAGCAATATCAAGCGCTGAACGGTGTGACCGTCGTGTTCTTCGGTGATGGCGCAGCGGCTGAAGGCAGCGTCCATGAAGCAATGAATTTGTCCGGCATCTGGAAACTGCCGATTCTGTTCGTCTGCGAAAATAACGGCTGGGCCGGTGCCCAGCGGCCTGAAGAGCATTCCGCCGTACGTCAAATCCACAAGCGGGCCCAAGGATACGGCATGCCCGGTCATAGTGTGGACGGCAACGACGTCGAGGCGGTTTACCACCTGAGCCTTGAATTGCTCGAACACTGCCGCTCAGGAAAAGGACCGGCGTTTATGGAAACCCTGACCTACCGAATGCGTGGACATGGCGAACAGGACCATCAGCATTATGTGAATCCGGAGGAACTGGAGGCGTGGGCGCTCAAGTGCCCTATAATAGGGTATCGCCAAGCGCTTCTCAACGCAGGAATTCTGAATCACGCCCAAATTCAACGCATCGAACAGGATGCCGAAGCTCGCGTAGCAGCGGCTGTGGCCTTTGGAGATGCCAGCCCGTATCCTGAATCTGATACCGCCCTGACAGATGTGTTCGTCCAGGCGTTCAATAGTTGA